A part of Rattus rattus isolate New Zealand chromosome 6, Rrattus_CSIRO_v1, whole genome shotgun sequence genomic DNA contains:
- the LOC116902858 gene encoding olfactory receptor 2A5: MTENQTWVPEFILQGFLLSPQMQMLLCGLFSLLYIFTLLGNGVILGLIWLDCRLHTPMYFFLSHLAIVDISYATNNVPKMLANLLAKKKSISFAPCIMQTFLYMAFAHTECLILVMMSYDRYVAICQPLQYSVIMGWKVCTIMAVASWTCGSLLALVHVVLILRLPFCGRHEINHFFCEILSVLKLVCADTTLNQIVIFAASVLILVGPLCFVLVSYTRILTAILRIQSGEGRRKAFSTCSSHLCVVGLFFGSAIVMYMAPKTQHPETQQKILSLFYSLFNPMLNPLIYSLRNAEVKGAVKRVLWKQRSR, translated from the coding sequence ATGACAGAGAACCAGACATGGGTCCCAGAGTTCATCCTGCAGGGATTCCTACTCAGcccacagatgcagatgctcctCTGtggccttttctcccttctctatATTTTCACTCTGTTGGGGAACGGAGTCATTCTGGGGCTCATCTGGCTTGACTGCAGActgcacacccccatgtacttctttctttcccacctgGCCATTGTCGATATTTCATACGCTACCAACAACGTCCCCAAGATGTTGGCAAACCTTCTCGCTAagaaaaaatctatttcttttgcCCCATGTATAATGCAGACATTTTTATACATGGCTTTTGCTCACACTGAGTGTCTCATCTTGGTGATGATGTCCTATGATCGGTATGTGGCCATCTGCCAACCCTTACAATACTCTGTCATCATGGGCTGGAAAGTGTGCACCATTATGGCTGTTGCTTCTTGGACATGTGGCTCCCTCCTAGCCCTGGTCCACGTTGTTCTTATCCTGAGGCTGCCATTTTGTGGGCGCCATGAAATCAACCACTTCTTTTGTGAAATCCTGTCTGTCCTCAAGTTGGTCTGTGCTGACACAACGCTCAACCAAATTGTCATCTTTGCAGCTTCTGTATTGATCTTAGTGGGACCACTGTGCTTTGTGCTGGTCTCCTACACACGTATCCTGACAGCCATCCTTAGGATCCAGTCAGGGGAAGGTCGCAGAAAGGCCTTCTCCACctgttcctcccacctctgtgTGGTAGGGCTCTTCTTTGGCAGCGCCATTGTCATGTATATGGCACCCAAGACCCAGCACCCAGAAACACAGCAAAAGATCCTTTCCCTGTTTTACAGCCTTTTCAACCCCATGCTGAACCCCCtgatctacagcctgaggaacgcTGAGGTCAAGGGTGCTGTGAAGAGAGTGTTGTGGAAACAGAGATCAAGATGA